The proteins below come from a single Synechococcus sp. WH 8101 genomic window:
- a CDS encoding MFS transporter: MNDKSTGALAVPFLGLVSSLQLIDPTVANTALVKAGEALNMQGSTLALAASISTLAQAATVLLMGFLGDRLGRRQVLMASLLLSIAGDGIALMAPNADLFLLGRALVGIGVGAALALSFAAVRFVSRPEQLGQALGVWNLLIIAGFIAGSLLGGVLADTSWRLALGLVPLIALLCLPLVPVLLPEMPANRELRADWPGLISIAAAMVLFLTGVSHAVSGFTSPEFLIPTLAGVVLFGVHVLIERSRQTPIFPVALYGRGLFAAAIVSGIAWNFAQAVVQLQTSNFWQVVQRYSTSQVALAQLPLLICFALGGVVAGRLLSPGRRTSQLMASGVITLVLGLFLLAGVRATSHYVAFVLPLMLVGSGLAFVSVPQSALFVQEAPPRYFGSVTAFRTTTGQLGFALGFAVSGAMVNGFGFASLRDRLLKLGASPAQIPGLEDKVRALLSSGALSHVKGAPSQVMEVIGQSYASGLAGTMIVVALLVALLGSISLLLLVIGRQQGPAQA; encoded by the coding sequence ATGAACGACAAATCCACAGGCGCCCTGGCGGTGCCGTTTCTGGGGCTGGTGTCCAGCCTTCAGCTGATCGATCCCACCGTGGCCAACACCGCTCTGGTGAAGGCGGGCGAGGCTCTGAACATGCAGGGATCCACCCTGGCGTTGGCGGCGAGTATCTCCACCCTGGCTCAGGCGGCCACCGTGCTGCTGATGGGGTTTCTCGGTGATCGCCTGGGCCGGCGTCAGGTGCTGATGGCGTCCTTGCTGCTCTCCATCGCTGGGGATGGCATCGCCCTGATGGCGCCGAATGCCGATCTGTTCCTTCTGGGCCGTGCCTTGGTGGGCATCGGCGTCGGCGCCGCCCTGGCGCTCTCATTCGCGGCGGTGCGGTTCGTGAGCCGCCCGGAGCAGCTCGGCCAAGCCCTGGGCGTGTGGAACCTGCTGATCATCGCTGGGTTCATTGCTGGATCACTGCTGGGGGGCGTGTTGGCAGACACCAGCTGGCGCCTGGCGCTAGGCCTGGTGCCGCTGATTGCGCTGCTCTGTCTGCCGCTGGTTCCCGTGCTGTTGCCGGAGATGCCTGCGAACCGCGAGCTGCGGGCGGACTGGCCGGGGTTGATCAGCATTGCTGCAGCGATGGTGCTGTTCTTGACGGGCGTCAGCCATGCGGTGAGCGGTTTCACGTCACCGGAGTTTCTGATCCCCACCCTGGCTGGTGTGGTGCTCTTCGGGGTGCATGTGTTGATCGAGCGCAGCCGCCAGACGCCCATCTTTCCGGTGGCCTTGTATGGCCGGGGCCTCTTTGCAGCCGCGATTGTGAGCGGCATCGCCTGGAACTTCGCCCAGGCGGTGGTGCAGCTGCAGACCAGCAACTTCTGGCAGGTGGTGCAGCGCTACAGCACCAGCCAGGTCGCCCTGGCCCAGTTACCTCTGTTGATCTGCTTCGCCCTTGGCGGTGTGGTGGCTGGTCGGCTGCTGAGCCCAGGCCGCCGTACGTCGCAGCTCATGGCCAGTGGCGTCATCACCCTGGTGCTGGGCCTCTTCTTGCTTGCCGGAGTGCGTGCCACCAGTCACTACGTCGCGTTCGTGCTGCCGTTGATGCTCGTCGGCAGTGGTCTGGCCTTTGTGTCCGTGCCCCAATCGGCATTGTTTGTTCAGGAGGCACCGCCTCGTTATTTCGGTTCGGTGACCGCCTTCCGCACCACCACTGGTCAGTTGGGCTTTGCCCTTGGCTTTGCCGTCAGTGGCGCCATGGTGAACGGATTTGGTTTCGCCAGCCTGCGCGATCGCTTGTTGAAGCTCGGAGCATCGCCGGCTCAGATCCCAGGTCTGGAAGACAAAGTGCGAGCGCTGCTGAGCAGCGGCGCCCTCAGCCATGTCAAAGGGGCCCCATCTCAGGTGATGGAGGTGATCGGTCAGTCCTATGCCAGTGGCTTGGCAGGCACCATGATCGTGGTGGCACTGTTGGTGGCACTGCTTGGTTCCATCAGCCTGTTGCTGCTGGTGATCGGCCGTCAGCAGGGGCCTGCTCAGGCCTGA
- a CDS encoding single-stranded DNA-binding protein, producing the protein MGVNSVTLVGRAGRDPEVRYFESGSMVANLTMAVNRRSRDDEPDWFNLEIWGKQAQVAADYVKKGSLLGIIGSFKLERWTDRNSGEERSKPVVRVDRLELLGSKRDNDAASGGFGGSPSEEEVPF; encoded by the coding sequence ATGGGCGTGAATTCCGTCACCCTGGTCGGCCGAGCCGGCCGCGACCCTGAAGTGCGTTATTTCGAATCCGGCAGCATGGTGGCGAACCTCACCATGGCCGTGAACCGTCGCAGCCGCGACGACGAACCCGACTGGTTCAACCTGGAGATCTGGGGCAAGCAGGCCCAGGTGGCCGCCGATTACGTGAAGAAGGGTTCACTGCTGGGCATCATCGGCAGCTTCAAGCTGGAACGCTGGACCGATCGCAACAGCGGTGAAGAGCGCAGCAAACCCGTGGTGCGGGTCGACCGCCTCGAGCTGCTCGGCTCCAAGCGCGACAACGACGCCGCTTCAGGTGGCTTCGGCGGCAGCCCCAGCGAAGAGGAAGTGCCCTTCTGA
- the tsaE gene encoding tRNA (adenosine(37)-N6)-threonylcarbamoyltransferase complex ATPase subunit type 1 TsaE, giving the protein MDRNLCRVSEASGSPGLQCTERSWILTDLQATRDLGRALAGWLPAGSLLLLQGPLGAGKTSLVQGMAEKLGISEPITSPTFALAQHYSQGQPPLVHLDLYRLELAAAADDLFLQEEEEARALGALLVVEWPERLSLQLTDAWTLTLNHRQEGGRLAQLREPAIQMDAGTGA; this is encoded by the coding sequence GTGGACAGGAATCTCTGCAGAGTCTCCGAGGCTTCGGGCTCGCCAGGCCTTCAATGTACAGAGAGAAGCTGGATCCTCACGGATCTGCAGGCCACACGCGACCTCGGTCGCGCTCTGGCCGGCTGGCTGCCCGCCGGCTCCCTGCTGTTGCTGCAGGGCCCGCTCGGCGCCGGCAAAACCTCCCTGGTGCAAGGCATGGCGGAGAAGTTGGGGATCAGCGAACCGATCACCAGCCCCACCTTCGCGCTCGCCCAGCACTATTCGCAGGGGCAGCCGCCGCTGGTGCATCTCGATCTCTATCGGCTGGAGCTGGCCGCGGCCGCCGATGACCTGTTTCTGCAGGAAGAAGAAGAGGCCCGCGCCCTCGGCGCCCTGCTGGTGGTGGAGTGGCCCGAGCGACTCAGTCTGCAGCTCACCGATGCCTGGACACTCACGTTGAACCACCGCCAGGAAGGCGGGCGGCTGGCCCAGCTGCGCGAGCCGGCGATTCAGATGGACGCCGGCACTGGCGCCTGA
- the ahcY gene encoding adenosylhomocysteinase, giving the protein MVATPTATTGLQVASDYVVADINQADFGRKELDIAETEMPGLMALRQKYGSEKPLKGARIAGSLHMTIQTACLIETLVELGAEVRWASCNIFSTQDHAAAAMAARGIPVFAVKGETLEEYWDYTHRILAWGDGGAPNMILDDGGDATGLVMLGSKAEQDSSVLDNPSNEEETYLFASIKKKLAEDPTFYSRTKAAIQGVTEETTTGVARLYKMQKSGELPFPAINVNDSVTKSKFDNLYGCRESLVDSIKRATDVMVAGKQALVMGYGDVGKGSAQSLRGLGATVCIAEVDPICALQAAMEGYRVVRLEDVVEEMDIFVTATGNYQVIRNEHLLKMKDEAIVCNIGHFDNEIDVASLKQYEWENIKPQVDHITLPSGNRIILLAEGRLVNLGCATGHPSFVMSNSFTNQVLAQIELFTKGNEYGKQVYVLPKHLDEMVARLHLDRIGAKLTELSQDQADYINVPVEGPYKPDHYRY; this is encoded by the coding sequence ATGGTGGCAACACCCACGGCTACGACCGGCCTTCAGGTCGCCTCCGACTACGTCGTTGCGGATATCAATCAGGCCGATTTCGGCCGCAAGGAGCTCGACATCGCCGAGACCGAGATGCCCGGTCTGATGGCGCTCCGTCAGAAATACGGCAGCGAGAAGCCCCTCAAGGGCGCCCGGATCGCCGGCTCCCTGCACATGACGATCCAGACGGCCTGTCTGATCGAGACCCTGGTGGAGCTGGGCGCTGAGGTGCGCTGGGCCTCCTGCAACATCTTCTCCACCCAGGACCACGCGGCCGCCGCCATGGCCGCCCGTGGTATTCCGGTGTTCGCCGTCAAAGGCGAGACCCTGGAGGAGTATTGGGATTACACCCATCGCATCCTGGCCTGGGGCGATGGCGGTGCCCCAAACATGATCCTCGACGACGGCGGCGATGCCACCGGTCTGGTGATGCTCGGCAGCAAGGCGGAGCAGGACAGCAGCGTGCTCGACAACCCCTCCAACGAGGAGGAGACCTATCTCTTCGCCTCGATCAAGAAGAAGCTGGCCGAAGATCCCACCTTCTATTCCCGCACCAAGGCGGCGATTCAGGGTGTGACGGAAGAGACCACCACCGGTGTGGCCCGTCTTTACAAGATGCAGAAGAGCGGCGAACTGCCTTTCCCGGCGATCAACGTCAACGACTCGGTCACCAAGAGCAAGTTCGACAACCTCTACGGCTGCCGTGAGTCGCTGGTCGACAGCATCAAGCGCGCCACCGATGTGATGGTGGCCGGCAAGCAGGCCCTGGTGATGGGCTACGGCGATGTGGGCAAGGGCTCGGCCCAGTCGCTGCGTGGGCTCGGCGCCACCGTCTGCATCGCGGAAGTGGATCCGATCTGCGCCCTGCAGGCTGCCATGGAGGGCTATCGCGTCGTTCGCCTTGAAGACGTGGTCGAGGAGATGGACATCTTCGTGACCGCCACCGGCAACTACCAGGTGATCCGCAACGAGCACCTGCTGAAGATGAAGGACGAAGCGATCGTCTGCAACATCGGCCACTTTGACAATGAGATCGATGTCGCCTCGCTCAAGCAGTACGAGTGGGAGAACATCAAGCCCCAGGTGGACCACATCACCCTGCCCAGCGGCAACCGGATCATCCTTCTCGCCGAGGGACGTCTTGTGAACCTGGGTTGCGCCACCGGCCACCCCAGCTTCGTGATGAGCAACTCCTTCACCAACCAGGTGCTGGCCCAGATCGAGTTGTTCACCAAGGGCAACGAGTACGGCAAGCAGGTGTATGTACTGCCCAAGCACCTCGATGAAATGGTGGCCCGTCTCCACCTCGACCGCATCGGCGCAAAGCTCACCGAGCTGAGCCAGGATCAGGCCGATTACATCAACGTGCCGGTGGAGGGTCCCTACAAGCCCGACCACTACCGCTACTGA
- the mutT gene encoding 8-oxo-dGTP diphosphatase MutT, translating to MAHPFADRQLAAALLQWWQQHGRCAPDLKPWMVTPEGRWPLPEQAIDPYGVLVAEVMLQQTQLQVVLPYWRRWMAAFPSLEALAAAEEQAVLLQWQGLGYYSRGRRLLAAARWIREQWRCGADRSSDAWPRELELWLALPGVGRSTAGGILSSAFNSCLPILDGNVRRVLARLQAHPRPPMRQQALFWQWSEALVAAAPGRGRDCNQALMDLGATLCTPRQPSCGLCPWRSSCAAYAAGSPDHYPVKDAPRSVPFQVIGVGVVLNAAGEVLIDQRLNEGLLGGLWEFPGGKQEPGEAIGYTIQRELQEELAIEVEVGEELISLEHAYSHKKLRFVVHLCRWSSGEPQPLASQQVRWVRPQDLDAYPFPAANARIIAALRQHLGIVAGDLPQAG from the coding sequence GTGGCGCACCCGTTCGCGGACCGGCAGCTTGCTGCTGCCCTGCTCCAGTGGTGGCAGCAGCACGGTCGCTGCGCGCCAGACCTCAAGCCCTGGATGGTGACGCCTGAGGGGCGTTGGCCCCTGCCTGAGCAGGCGATTGATCCCTACGGCGTTCTCGTTGCCGAGGTGATGTTGCAGCAGACCCAGCTGCAGGTGGTGTTGCCCTATTGGCGGCGCTGGATGGCGGCCTTTCCTTCCTTAGAGGCCCTGGCGGCGGCGGAGGAGCAGGCCGTGCTGCTGCAGTGGCAGGGTTTGGGTTACTACTCCCGTGGTCGACGCCTGCTGGCGGCAGCGCGATGGATCCGGGAGCAGTGGCGCTGCGGTGCCGATCGGTCTAGCGACGCCTGGCCCCGGGAGCTGGAGCTCTGGCTGGCCCTGCCCGGGGTCGGTCGCAGCACCGCCGGTGGCATTCTCTCGTCGGCGTTCAACAGTTGTCTGCCGATTCTTGATGGCAATGTGCGCCGGGTGCTGGCCCGCCTGCAGGCCCATCCGCGGCCACCGATGCGGCAGCAGGCCCTGTTCTGGCAGTGGAGCGAGGCCCTGGTCGCGGCGGCCCCAGGCCGGGGTCGGGATTGCAATCAGGCCTTGATGGATCTGGGCGCCACGCTCTGCACGCCGCGCCAACCGTCCTGTGGTTTGTGTCCCTGGCGCTCGAGCTGTGCTGCCTACGCTGCCGGCAGTCCCGATCACTACCCCGTGAAAGACGCCCCCCGCTCCGTGCCCTTTCAGGTGATCGGTGTGGGCGTGGTGCTCAATGCAGCCGGTGAGGTGCTGATCGATCAGCGTCTCAACGAGGGCTTGCTCGGTGGACTCTGGGAGTTTCCCGGCGGCAAGCAGGAGCCCGGTGAGGCGATCGGGTACACGATTCAACGCGAGCTGCAGGAGGAGCTGGCGATCGAGGTGGAGGTGGGTGAAGAGCTGATCAGCCTGGAGCACGCCTACAGCCACAAGAAGCTGCGGTTTGTGGTGCATCTCTGCCGCTGGAGCTCCGGTGAACCGCAGCCCTTGGCCAGTCAGCAGGTGCGTTGGGTGCGGCCACAAGACCTCGACGCCTACCCCTTCCCCGCTGCCAACGCCAGGATCATCGCTGCCCTGCGCCAGCATCTCGGCATCGTCGCTGGCGATCTGCCCCAGGCGGGCTGA
- a CDS encoding carbohydrate kinase has product MTDPSPQVLCLGEALVDRLGPPGGDPLSAAPEQCDDRLGGAPANVACALARLGTAAGFIGRLGDDAIGASFRELLVDRGVDLRGLQWDAARPTRVVLVRRHLDGERVFQGFAGDRGQGFADQALEPEALALAWPPLAAAVRWLLVGTIPLASEASAAALRFALALAKRDQVRIALDVNWRPTFWRADADPAAGPDAAARAAIAPLLPQAALLKLAREEAEWLFDTADPVAVSARLPQRPDVVVTDGGDPVRWCIAGHSGALPVLAPPRVVDTTGAGDAFTAGLLHQLVRLTPAVGQPLDLSEAVVQQMVRFAAACGALVCAGAGGIDPQPSAAAVASFLAQAPVPASI; this is encoded by the coding sequence ATGACCGATCCCTCCCCGCAGGTGCTCTGCCTCGGCGAGGCCCTGGTGGATCGGCTCGGTCCGCCAGGTGGTGATCCCCTCAGCGCTGCGCCGGAGCAGTGCGATGACCGGCTGGGTGGCGCGCCCGCCAACGTGGCGTGTGCTCTCGCCCGTCTGGGGACGGCGGCGGGCTTCATCGGCCGGCTAGGCGACGATGCCATCGGCGCCAGCTTCCGGGAATTGCTGGTGGATCGCGGTGTCGATCTGCGCGGGCTTCAGTGGGATGCCGCTCGCCCCACCCGGGTGGTGCTGGTGCGTCGCCACCTCGATGGGGAACGGGTGTTTCAGGGGTTCGCCGGTGATCGGGGGCAGGGGTTTGCCGATCAGGCCCTCGAGCCGGAGGCTCTGGCCCTGGCCTGGCCTCCTCTAGCGGCAGCGGTGCGCTGGTTGCTGGTGGGCACTATTCCTCTCGCCAGTGAGGCCTCGGCGGCGGCGCTGAGGTTTGCGCTCGCCCTGGCCAAGCGCGATCAGGTGCGGATCGCTCTGGATGTGAACTGGCGTCCCACCTTCTGGAGGGCTGACGCTGATCCTGCGGCCGGTCCGGATGCTGCAGCACGGGCTGCGATCGCACCGCTGCTGCCCCAAGCCGCTCTGCTGAAACTGGCGCGGGAGGAAGCGGAATGGCTGTTCGACACGGCCGATCCGGTTGCCGTCAGCGCCCGTTTGCCCCAGCGGCCGGATGTGGTCGTCACCGATGGCGGTGACCCCGTGCGTTGGTGCATCGCCGGGCACAGCGGCGCGCTGCCGGTGCTCGCTCCGCCTCGGGTGGTCGATACCACTGGAGCTGGAGATGCCTTCACCGCCGGCCTGTTGCATCAGCTGGTGCGGCTGACGCCCGCCGTCGGTCAGCCACTTGACCTCAGCGAGGCCGTGGTGCAGCAGATGGTGCGCTTTGCGGCGGCCTGCGGCGCCCTCGTGTGCGCTGGGGCTGGAGGCATCGATCCCCAACCATCCGCTGCCGCCGTGGCGTCGTTTCTGGCTCAGGCGCCAGTGCCGGCGTCCATCTGA
- a CDS encoding DedA family protein, whose translation MGLSEFVTQLPQWIGQAVEANPWAGYGAIFAAMFLENLFPPIPSELIMPLGGFYVQQGQLQFIPVVLAGLIGTVLGALPWYGIGRLINEERIEQWLSRHGRWIGISPDELARSRRWFNRYGTALVFWGRLVPGIRTLISVPAGIELMPLPPFLIWTTAGSLIWTLLLTIAGMVLGEGYSNVELWIEPVSKVIKVLLVIAVLAGAVWLGLRIWRRGNAAD comes from the coding sequence ATGGGGCTTTCTGAATTCGTCACCCAGTTGCCCCAATGGATCGGGCAGGCCGTCGAGGCCAATCCCTGGGCCGGCTACGGCGCGATCTTCGCGGCGATGTTCCTGGAGAACCTCTTTCCGCCGATCCCCTCGGAATTGATCATGCCCCTGGGGGGCTTTTACGTGCAGCAGGGCCAGCTGCAGTTCATTCCGGTGGTGCTCGCCGGCCTGATCGGCACCGTGCTTGGTGCCCTGCCCTGGTATGGAATCGGTCGCTTGATCAACGAGGAGCGGATCGAGCAGTGGCTCAGCCGTCATGGCCGTTGGATCGGCATCAGCCCCGACGAGCTGGCGCGCAGTCGCCGCTGGTTTAATCGCTATGGCACCGCTCTGGTGTTCTGGGGGCGCCTGGTTCCCGGCATCCGCACCTTGATTTCCGTGCCCGCCGGCATCGAGCTGATGCCGCTGCCACCCTTCCTGATCTGGACCACGGCCGGCAGCCTGATCTGGACCCTGTTGCTCACCATCGCCGGCATGGTGCTGGGTGAGGGCTACAGCAACGTGGAGCTGTGGATCGAGCCGGTCTCCAAGGTGATCAAGGTGCTGCTGGTGATTGCCGTGCTGGCTGGTGCGGTGTGGCTCGGGTTGCGGATCTGGCGGAGAGGCAACGCGGCCGACTGA
- a CDS encoding GTP-binding protein, with amino-acid sequence MSNASAVARLRGVPVTVVGGYLGSGKTTLINGWLQQGACEGWALLVNDLGQINVDAERLRQGDGRVLELGGGCVCCTLRDGLGVALLELAKREQPPVHVLIETSGMAVPRRVASQLQLLGLTIARVLQVVDLERIETLWHDPWVGEVVQQQFEGVDVLQFSKADLLEPVEAQRRQQWLLQQLEALQQQPAPPSHSERQLVRSDVWLQLEALERSQVLAWAEQLGPEVLRAKGELWLNDAPDGPVSLDRVGDRVILVASPTRPWSQPLQRRGELVVISQAGAPAPRWPSLCLIPA; translated from the coding sequence ATGAGCAACGCCTCAGCTGTGGCGAGGCTGCGTGGTGTCCCCGTCACGGTGGTGGGGGGCTACCTGGGTTCGGGCAAAACCACCCTGATCAATGGTTGGCTGCAGCAGGGCGCCTGTGAGGGTTGGGCCCTGTTGGTGAATGATCTCGGCCAGATCAACGTGGATGCCGAACGCCTCCGCCAGGGCGATGGTCGTGTGCTGGAGCTCGGCGGTGGATGCGTCTGCTGCACCCTGCGCGATGGCTTGGGAGTGGCGCTCCTGGAGCTGGCCAAGCGCGAGCAGCCACCCGTTCATGTGCTGATTGAAACCAGTGGCATGGCGGTGCCCCGCCGGGTGGCCAGTCAGCTGCAGCTGTTGGGTTTGACCATCGCCCGTGTGTTGCAGGTGGTGGATTTGGAGCGGATTGAAACCCTCTGGCACGACCCCTGGGTGGGTGAGGTGGTGCAACAACAGTTCGAAGGGGTCGACGTGTTGCAGTTCAGCAAGGCCGATCTGCTGGAACCGGTGGAGGCCCAGCGGCGTCAGCAGTGGTTGCTTCAGCAGCTGGAGGCCCTCCAACAGCAGCCTGCTCCCCCCTCTCACAGCGAACGGCAACTGGTGCGGAGCGATGTCTGGCTGCAACTCGAAGCGCTCGAGCGCAGTCAGGTGCTGGCTTGGGCCGAGCAACTCGGTCCAGAGGTGCTGCGCGCCAAAGGTGAGCTCTGGCTCAACGATGCCCCGGATGGCCCCGTGTCGCTCGACCGCGTCGGCGATCGGGTGATCCTGGTCGCCAGCCCTACCCGGCCCTGGAGCCAGCCGCTGCAGCGGCGTGGTGAGCTGGTGGTCATCAGCCAGGCCGGCGCCCCTGCCCCCCGCTGGCCTTCTCTCTGCCTGATCCCTGCATGA